In one Capricornis sumatraensis isolate serow.1 chromosome 1, serow.2, whole genome shotgun sequence genomic region, the following are encoded:
- the SON gene encoding protein SON isoform X5, translating into MATNIEQIFRSFVVSKFREIQQELSSGRSEGQLNGETNTPIEGNQAGDAAASARSLPNEDIVQKIEEVLSGVLDTELRYKPDLKEASRKSRCVSVQTDPTDEIPTKKSKKHKKHKNKKKKKKKEKEKKYKRQSEESESQPKSHHDGNIESDSFLKFDSEPSEMALEHSVRAFGLYDTSESPAVVLEPPVVSMEVSEPHILETLPPATKHTELSVASTSVVSVQSEQSVAVMLEPSTTKILDSFATAPVPTTTVVLKSSEPVVTVSVECQMKSVQKSLESTPPEPSKVMLLEPPVAKVLELSETLVSSETPTEVHPEPSTSTTMDFPESSATEVLRLPEQPVEGPSEIADSSMTRPQEMVELPKTTALELQESSVASVMELPGPPATSMPELQGPPVTPVLELPGPSAAPAPELPGPLSTPVPELLGPPATAVPELAGPSVTSVPQLSQELSGLPAPSMGLEPPQEVPEPPVMAQELPGLPAVTTAVELPGQPVVTVAMELTEQPVTTTELEQPVGMTAVEHPGQPEVTTATGLLGQPEAAMVLELPGQPVATTALELSGQPSVTGMPELPGLPSATRALELSGQPVATGALELPGQLMAAGALEFSGQSGAAGALELLGQPLATGVLELPGQPGAPELPGQPVATVALEISVQSVVTTELSTMTVSQSLEVPSTTALESYNTVAQELPTTLVGETSVTVGVDPLMAQESHMLASNTMETHMLASNTMDSQMLASNTMDSQMLASNTMDSQMLASSTMDSQMLATSSMDSQMLATSSMDSQMLATSSMDSQMLATSSMDSQMLATSSMDSQMLATSSMDSQMLATSSMDSQMLATSSMDSQMLATSTMDSQMLATSSMDSQMLASGTMDSQMLASGSMDAQMLASGTMDAQMLASSTQDSAMLGSKSPDPYRLAQDPYRLAQDPYRLGHDPYRLGHDAYRLGQDPYRLGHDPYRLTPDPYRMSPRPYRIAPRSYRIAPRPYRLAPRPLMLASRRSMMMSYAAERSMMSSYERSMMSYERSMMSPMAERSMMSAYERSMMSAYERSMMSPMAERSMMSAYERSMMSAYERSMMSPMADRSMMSMGADRSMMSSYSAADRSMMSSYSAADRSMMSSYTADRSMMSMAADSYTDSYTDTYTEAYMVPPLPPEEPPTMPPLPPEEPPMTPPLPPEEPPEGPVLATEQSALTAENTWSAEVPALPPEESVSLPEPPVSQSEIAEPLAVTANYSVSASEPSVLASEADVTVPEPPLEPESSVMSAPVESAAGAEEHEIVAERPVTYMVSETPTTSAEPTVLTSEPSVMSEIAETYDSMRASGQTAPEVSVSLLEAAVPVGEPSQSTVDLPAMAVTELPSVAVPEHPAGIVSETSTVAVPEPQAEALQDPPAVAVPDPPAEAVPEPLALSEPEHVTVAVVSTLEPTVPILEPVVSILQPNVIVSEPSSCVQESTVTISEPPVTVSEQTQVIPTETVVESTPVILESSTIKGMNLLSGDQNIASEIGLQDIAMHSDEEPRAEGLLKSGSKETENCINTDLNINNHLIAQEMECSTVSAASTGAVGEIGEETILPTSETKQCTVLDTCPSVGETELGGTLSSVGPLVLESEAVGTGKNLEFGTASALSSVSKYDGEVSLTTQDTEHDMVISTSPSGGSEADIEGPLPAKDIHPDLSNSFINKDAEGSLPVQESDQTLAAAVSPKESSGEDKEVCLTTKEILSDSGFPASIDDINEADLVRPLLPKDMERLTNLRAGIEGPLLSSEVERDKSAASPVVISIPERASESSSEEKDDYEIFVKVKDTHEKSKKNKNRDKGEKEKKRDSSLRSRSKRSKSSEHKSRKRTSESRSRARKRSSKSKSHRSQTRSRSRSRRRRRSSRSRSKSRGRRSVSKEKRKRSPKHRSKSRERKRKRSSSRDNRKTGRARSRTPSRRSRSHTPSRRRRSRSGGRRSFSISPSRRSRTPSRRSRTPSRRSRTPSRRSRTPSRRSRTPSRRSRTPSRRRRSRSVVRRRSFSISPVRLRRSRTPLRRRFSRSPIRRKRSRSSERGRSPKRLTDLNKAQLLEIAKANAAAMCAKAGVPLPPNLKPAPPPTIEEKVAKKSGGATIEELTEF; encoded by the exons ATGGCGACCAACATCGAGCAGATTTTTAGGTCTTTCGTGGTCAGTAAATTCCGGGAAATTCAACAGGAGCTTTCAAG TGGAAGGAGTGAAGGACAGCTCAATGGTGAAACAAACACACCTATTGAAGGAAACCAGGCAGGTGATGCAGCTGCCTCTGCCAGGAGCCTACCAAATGAAGACATAGTTCAGAAGATAGAGGAAGTACTTTCTGGGGTCTTAGATACAGAATTACGATATAAGCCAG ACTTGAAGGAGGCATCCAGAAAAAGTAGATGTGTGTCTGTCCAAACAGATCCTACTGATGAAATTCCTACCAAAAAGTCGAAGAAGcataaaaagcacaaaaataaaaagaagaaaaagaagaaagaaaaggagaaaaagtataAAAGACAGTCAGAAGAATCCGAGTCACAGCCGAAATCACATCACGATGGGAACATAGAATCGGATTCCTTTTTGAAGTTTGATTCTGAACCTTCAGAGATGGCACTGGAGCATTCTGTAAGAGCATTTGGCCTATATGACACCAGTGAATCTCCCGCAGTTGTGCTTGAACCTCCTGTAGTTTCGATGGAGGTCTCAGAGCCACACATCTTAGAAACTCTGCCGCCAGCTACAAAACATACAGAACTGTCAGTAGCATCTACATCAGTAGTCTCAGTGCAGTCAGAGCAGTCTGTGGCAGTAATGCTGGAACCATCCACAACAAAGATTCTGGATTCCTTTGCAACAGCACCAGTGCCTACAACAACAGTAGTGCTAAAGTCATCTGAGccagtggtaacagtgtcagtGGAGTGTCAGATGAAATCTGTGCAGAAATCTTTGGAGAGCACACCTCCAGAGCCATCAAAGGTCATGTTGCTAGAGCCTCCAGTAGCAAAAGTGCTAGAGCTATCAGAAACTCTTGTGTCATCAGAGACACCTACAGAGGTGCACCCCGAGCCAAGCACGTCAACAACAATGGATTTTCCAGAGTCGTCAGCAACTGAAGTGCTAAGATTGCCAGAGCAGCCTGTAGAAGGACCATCAGAGATTGCAGATTCATCCATGACACGACCGCAGGAGATGGTGGAGCTGCCCAAGACCACAGCGTTGGAGCTGCAGGAGTCGTCGGTGGCCTCAGTGATGGAGTTGCCGGGGCCACCTGCGACCTCCATGCCGGAGTTGCAGGGGCCCCCTGTGACTCCAGTACTGGAGTTACCTGGGCCCTCTGCTGCCCCGGCGCCAGAGTTGCCAGGGCCCCTTTCTACCCCAGTGCCTGAGTTGCTAGGGCCCCCTGCGACAGCAGTGCCTGAGTTGGCGGGGCCCTCTGTGACATCAGTGCCACAGTTGTCACAGGAATTGTCAGGGCTTCCAGcaccatccatggggttggagCCACCACAGGAGGTACCAGAGCCACCTGTGATGGCACAGGAGTTGCCAGGGCTGCCTGCAGTGACAACAGCAGTAGAGTTGCCAGGGCAGCCTGTGGTAACAGTAGCAATGGAGTTGACCGAACAACCTGTGACGACGACAGAATTGGAGCAGCCTGTGGGAATGACAGCGGTGGAACATCCTGGGCAGCCAGAGGTGACAACGGCAACAGGGTTGCTGGGGCAGCCTGAGGCAGCAATGGTGCTGGAGTTGCCAGGACAGCCGGTGGCAACGACAGCGCTGGAGTTGTCAGGGCAGCCTTCGGTGACTGGGATGCCAGAGTTGCCAGGGCTGCCTTCGGCAACTAGGGCACTGGAGTTGTCAGGGCAACCTGTGGCAACTGGGGCACTGGAGTTGCCTGGGCAGCTCATGGCAGCTGGGGCACTGGAGTTCTCGGGGCAGTCTGGGGCAGCTGGAGCACTGGAGCTTCTGGGGCAGCCTTTGGCAACAGGGGTGCTGGAGTTGCCAGGGCAACCTGGGGCGCCAGAGTTGCCTGGGCAGCCTGTGGCAACTGTGGCGCTGGAGATCTCTGTTCAGTCTGTGGTGACAACGGAGCTGTCAACGATGACCGTGTCGCAGTCCCTGGAGGTGCCCTCGACGACAGCGCTGGAATCCTATAATACGGTAGCACAGGAGCTGCCTACTACATTAGTGGGGGAGACTTCTGTAACAGTAGGAGTGGATCCCTTGATGGCCCAAGAATCCCATATGTTAGCTTCTAACACCATGGAGACCCATATGTTAGCATCCAACACCATGGACTCCCAAATGCTAGCGTCCAACACCATGGACTCTCAAATGCTAGCATCCAACACCATGGACTCCCAGATGTTAGCCTCTAGCACCATGGATTCCCAGATGTTAGCAACCAGCTCCATGGACTCCCAGATGTTAGCAACCAGCTCCATGGACTCCCAGATGTTAGCAACCAGCTCCATGGACTCTCAGATGTTAGCAACCAGCTCCATGGACTCTCAGATGTTAGCAACCAGCTCCATGGACTCCCAGATGTTAGCAACCAGCTCCATGGACTCCCAGATGTTAGCAACCAGCTCCATGGACTCCCAGATGTTAGCCACCAGCTCCATGGACTCGCAGATGTTAGCAACCAGCACCATGGACTCCCAGATGTTAGCCACTAGCTCTATGGACTCCCAGATGTTAGCTTCTGGCACTATGGACTCTCAGATGTTAGCTTCTGGCTCCATGGATGCTCAGATGTTAGCGTCTGGTACCATGGATGCCCAGATGTTAGCATCTAGTACCCAAGATTCTGCTATGTTGGGTTCAAAATCTCCTGATCCCTACAGGTTAGCTCAGGATCCTTACAGGTTAGCTCAGGATCCGTATAGGTTAGGTCATGACCCTTACAGGCTAGGTCATGATGCCTACAGGTTAGGGCAGGACCCCTATAGATTAGGCCATGATCCCTACAGACTAACTCCTGATCCCTATAGGATGTCACCTAGACCCTATAGGATAGCACCCAGGTCCTATAGAATAGCTCCCAGGCCATATAGGTTAGCACCTAGACCCCTGATGTTAGCATCTAGACGTTCTATGATGATGTCCTATGCTGCAGAACGTTCCATGATGTCATCTTATGAACGCTCTATGATGTCTTATGAGCGGTCTATGATGTCCCCTATGGCTGAGCGTTCTATGATGTCAGCTTATGAGCGCTCTATGATGTCAGCCTACGAGCGCTCTATGATGTCCCCTATGGCTGAGCGCTCTATGATGTCAGCTTATGAACGCTCTATGATGTCAGCCTACGAGCGCTCCATGATGTCCCCAATGGCTGACCGATCTATGATGTCCATGGGTGCTGACCGGTCTATGATGTCGTCATACTCTGCTGCTGACCGGTCTATGATGTCATCGTACTCTGCAGCTGACCGATCTATGATGTCATCTTATACTGCTGATCGTTCAATGATGTCTATGGCAGCTGATTCTTACACCGATTCTTATACTGATACATACACGGAGGCATATATGGTGCCACCTTTGCCTCCTGAAGAGCCTCCAACAATGCCACCATTGCCACCTGAAGAGCCACCAATGACACCACCATTGCCTCCTGAGGAACCACCAGAGGGTCCAGTGTTAGCCACTGAGCAGTCAGCATTAACAGCTGAAAATACATGGTCTGCTGAGGTGCCAGCATTACCTCCTGAAGAGTCTGTATCACTGCCTGAACCTCCTGTGAGTCAAAGTGAGATTGCGGAGCCTTTGGCAGTAACTGCTAATTattcagtgtcagcatcagagCCGTCAGTGTTGGCATCAGAGGCTGACGTGACTGTTCCAGAACCACCACTAGAGCCAGAGTCTTCAGTTATGTCAGCACCTGTAGAGTCTGCTGCTGGAGCAGAAGAGCATGAAATTGTTGCAGAGAGACCAGTGACTTACATGGTGTCTGAAACTCCCACAACATCAGCTGAACCAACTGTGTTAACATCAGAGCCTTCTGTTATGTCAGAGATAGCAGAAACTTACGATTCCATGAGGGCTTCAGGACAAACTGCCCCGGAGGTATCTGTGTCTCTGCTGGAGGCAGCAGTACCTGTTGGAgagccatcacagagcactgtaGATCTGCCAGCCATGGCTGTTACAGAGCTGCCATCTGTGGCTGTTCCAGAGCACCCAGCTGGGATTGTTTCAGAGACATCAACCGTGGCTGTCCCAGAGCCACAGGCTGAGGCTCTCCAGGACCCTCCAGCTGTGGCTGTCCCGGACCCACCAGCTGAGGCTGTCCCAGAGCCCCTGGCCTTGTCTGAGCCAGAGCAtgttactgttgctgttgtttctaCCCTGGAGCCTACTGTGCCTATTCTGGAACCAGTGGTGTCCATCCTTCAACCTAATGTGATTGTTTCAGAACCATCTAGTTGTGTCCAAGAGTCCACTGTGACAATTTCAGAGCCTCCTGTCACTGTCTCAGAGCAGACTCAAGTAATACCAACTGAGACAGTTGTAGAGTCTACACCAGTAATATTAGAGTCTAGTActataaaaggaatgaatttacTATCTGGTGATCAAAATATTGCTTCAGAGATTGGCCTGCAGGACATAGCCATGCATTCAGATGAGGAGCCACGTGCTGAAGGACTCCTGAAGAGTGGCTCTAAGGAaactgaaaattgtataaatacaGACCTTAACATAAATAATCACTTAATTGCTCAAGAAATGGAATGTAGCACAGTGTCTGCTGCCAGCACTGGTGCTGTTGGTGAAATTGGTGAAGAGACAATTTTGCCTACCAGTGAGACTAAACAATGCACAGTATTGGATACCTGTCCTAGCGTTGGTGAAACTGAGCTAGGAGGAACTCTGTCTTCTGTTGGTCCCCTTGTCCTTGAGTCTGAGGCAGTGGGAACTGGTAAGAATCTTGAATTTGGCACAGCATCTGCGCTCAGTTCAGTTAGTAAATATGATGGTGAAGTATCTTTAACTACTCAAGATACTGAACATGACATGGTAATTTCCACCAGCCCCAGTGGTGGCAGTGAGGCTGACATAGAGGGACCTTTGCCTGCTAAAGACATTCATCCTGATTTATCTAATAGTTTTATCAATAAGGATGCAGAAGGATCATTACCTGTACAGGAGAGTGACCAGACGTTAGCAGCTgctgtcagtcctaaagaaagcaGTGGAGAAGATAAAGAAGTATGTCTCACTACTAAAGAGATACTCTCTGATTCAGGATTTCCTGCCAGCATTGATGATATTAATGAAGCTGATTTAGTGAGACCATTACTTCCTAAGGACATGGAACGTCTTACAAACCTTAGAGCTGGTATTGAAGGACCTTTACTTTCGAGTGAGGTGGAACGGGATAAATCTGCTGCCAGTCCGGTTGTAATTAGTATACCAGAAAGAGCTTCAGAGTCGTCTTCAGAGGAAAAAGATGATTATGAAATTTTTGTAAAAGTTAAGGATacacatgaaaaaagcaagaaaaacaagaACCGTGACAAAggtgagaaagagaagaaaagagactcTTCATTAAGGTCGAGAAGTAAACGTTCCAAGTCTTCTGAACACAAATCGCGAAAGCGCACCAGTGAATCTCGTTCTAGGGCAAGGAAGAGATCATCTAAGTCCAAGTCTCATCGCTCTCAGACACGTTCACGGTCACGATCAAGACGCAGGAGGAGGAGCAGCAGGTCAAGATCCAAGTCTAGAGGAAGGCGATCTGTATCGAAAGAGAAGCGCAAAAGATCTCCAAAGCACAGATCCAAGtccagggaaagaaaaagaaaaagatcaagcTCCAGGGATAACCGGAAAACAGGTAGAGCTCGAAGTCGCACCCCAAGTCGTCGGAGCCGGAGTCACACTCCGAGTCGTAGGAGAAGATCCAGATCTGGGGGGAGAAGGAGCTTTAGCATTTCCCCGAGCCGACGAAGCCGCACCCCAAGCCGAAGGAGCCGCACCCCTAGCAGACGGAGTCGAACCCCGAGTCGACGGAGCCGTACCCCGAGCCGTCGGAGCCGTACCCCGAGTCGACGGAGCCGTACCCCGAGCCGTCGGAGAAGATCAAGATCTGTGGTAAGAAGACGAAGCTTCAGTATATCACCAGTCAGATTACGGCGATCACGAACACCCTTGAGAAGAAGGTTTAGCAGGTCTCCGATCCGTCGCAAACGATCCAGGTCTTCAGAAAGAGGCAGATCACCTAAACGTCTCACAGATTTGA ATAAGGCTCAGTTACTTGAAATAGCCAAAGCTAATGCAGCTGCCATGTGTGCTAAGGCTGGTGTTCCTTTACCACCAAACCTAAAGCCTGCACCTCCACCTACAATAGAAGAGAAAGTTGCTAAAAAGTCAGGAGGAGCTACTATAGAAGAACTAACTGAG